One region of Romeriopsis navalis LEGE 11480 genomic DNA includes:
- the istA gene encoding IS21 family transposase, with protein MAQSRQGGLLSMDKIREIIRLHELGYSQGEIARSCSVARSTVQDYIRRAQAQSLRYEDLQDLSHSEARARLGKGKRRASTPAAPIDFATVHRELSRKGVTLALLWQEGLDRQSWNLSYGGFCRRYNQWNGRHNLSMRQVYKAGEKLFVDYCGMTVPVEDVVSNQVIDAQIFVASFGASNYIYAEATPSQASAHWIGSHQRALEFFGGVPACIIPDNLKAGVTSACRYEPGLNAAYQEFAAHYQIAVMPARPRKPRDKAKVEKSVQEVERQILAPLRDIRFASFSQLNQVIRERLSALNQRTMKGYDMSRQALFEQTDKPALQPLPTTPFVFASWKEAKVSLDYHIQVEKHYYSVPYWFVQRQVRVKTSERQVEVFYDNHRIAIHERSRVPYRHSTRPEHMPPEHWAYKQQSKQTFLTWAATIGSETVQQVESIFARKDHEEQAFRTIKGVQRLHQRYGRERLEGACRRANQFSLVGLKRLQSILTTNLDATEPEPETPATPPHDNLRGSNGSVAKKWS; from the coding sequence ATGGCCCAATCCCGTCAAGGAGGCTTGCTCTCAATGGACAAAATCCGTGAAATTATTCGACTACATGAACTGGGTTATAGCCAGGGTGAAATCGCCCGTAGCTGTAGCGTCGCCCGTTCGACGGTGCAAGACTACATTCGCCGTGCCCAGGCCCAAAGTCTACGTTACGAGGATTTGCAAGACCTGAGCCACAGCGAAGCGCGTGCGCGTCTGGGCAAAGGGAAACGCCGCGCTTCAACGCCAGCGGCCCCGATAGACTTTGCCACAGTACATCGAGAATTGAGCCGTAAAGGCGTCACATTGGCATTGCTATGGCAAGAAGGTTTAGATCGTCAGTCCTGGAATCTGAGTTATGGCGGCTTCTGTCGCCGCTATAACCAATGGAACGGCCGCCATAATTTGTCGATGCGTCAGGTGTACAAAGCCGGTGAGAAGCTGTTTGTCGATTACTGCGGCATGACCGTTCCAGTCGAGGATGTCGTGAGCAATCAGGTAATTGACGCTCAGATCTTTGTCGCCAGTTTTGGTGCGAGCAATTACATCTATGCCGAGGCCACCCCATCTCAAGCCTCCGCCCACTGGATTGGCTCGCACCAAAGGGCCTTGGAATTCTTTGGCGGTGTCCCAGCCTGTATCATTCCCGATAATCTCAAAGCCGGTGTGACCTCAGCCTGTCGTTATGAACCAGGACTAAATGCGGCCTATCAGGAATTTGCGGCGCATTACCAGATTGCCGTGATGCCGGCCCGGCCGCGCAAACCCCGTGACAAAGCCAAGGTCGAAAAGTCCGTGCAGGAAGTGGAACGGCAGATTCTTGCGCCACTGCGGGATATCCGCTTTGCCAGTTTCAGCCAACTGAATCAGGTGATTCGGGAACGTTTGTCAGCCTTAAATCAACGCACGATGAAAGGCTATGACATGTCGCGTCAAGCCTTGTTTGAGCAAACGGATAAACCCGCCCTCCAACCATTGCCAACCACCCCGTTTGTGTTTGCCAGTTGGAAGGAAGCCAAGGTCAGCCTCGACTATCACATCCAAGTCGAGAAGCACTACTACTCAGTACCTTACTGGTTCGTCCAACGTCAGGTGCGAGTCAAAACCAGTGAACGCCAAGTGGAAGTGTTCTATGACAATCACCGCATTGCCATCCATGAACGGTCACGGGTGCCCTATCGCCATTCCACCCGGCCCGAACATATGCCACCGGAGCACTGGGCTTACAAGCAACAGTCCAAGCAGACCTTTCTCACCTGGGCCGCGACGATTGGCTCCGAGACCGTGCAGCAAGTCGAATCCATCTTTGCCCGCAAAGACCATGAAGAACAGGCATTTCGCACGATTAAAGGCGTACAGCGACTGCATCAACGCTATGGCCGTGAACGGCTCGAAGGAGCTTGTCGGCGGGCGAACCAATTCTCCCTGGTCGGGCTCAAGCGGTTGCAATCAATTTTGACCACGAATTTGGATGCCACGGAGCCAGAACCTGAAACGCCAGCGACACCACCCCATGACAATCTACGCGGCTCCAATGGTTCTGTTGCAAAAAAGTGGTCTTGA